The DNA sequence CGGGCCGTATCAACGGCCTCCATATTGTAGATGTGCCAGGGCACGTTGCGCCCCTCGTCCGGCGTGATGGTGGACTGGATGTCTGCCCGGGTCAGCTGTGAGATCAGCAGATTCAGCACATGGGTTACCGTCGCCTCGCGGGTGGAGGATTCCATGTATTTGGTGTTCTGCTGGGCCCGCATCTTGTATTCCCGGAACAGCTCGCGCAGCGCCACGGCATAGGGCAGGTCCAGGCGCATGGCCGGGGCCGGCGGAGCCGAGGGCGGCACGGTGGAGAGACAGATGTTCTCCTTCTTCATGCCGCTTTTGACGGAGAACAGCGAGTTGATGGCATGCTGAACCAGCAGCTCCGGCATGACCTTCCAGGCCTCCCGGGCGGTGGCGTTGGCATTATGGGCGCCGTCAATCTGCGCCATGCCGGAATAAGCCATGATGGTCTTGGCTTCGGCGGCGTCCACGAAGGACCGCACCATGTTGATGTTGCGGTAGAGGACATTGTACTGGGGATCCTGATGGGCCCCGTTGATGCCCTCTTCGGTGAACATGACGGCGATCTCCGGTCCGGCGACACCGGACACGTAGGAATGATAGTTGATCGGACGGCCGACCTCATCTTCAATGAGATCCAGCGCCTTGCGCTGGGCCCGCACCTGCTTGCGCGTGATGGGGATTCCGCCGATGCCCTGGGGCGTGCCTTCGATGAGACCATCGTAATGGCTCTGGCCGGCGGTGCGGATGACCATGATGTGGTCGGCGCCGTGCCAGGCGGCCATGCGCATGCGCCGGATGTCGTCCTCAAACCGGCCCGAGGCAATCTCGGTGGTGATGACGCATTTGGGCTGCGGGTCGATGTTCTCAAAGTACTTGGCAGCCGGCAGCGGCTGGCTCTGCTTCAGATCGTCGCTCATGTCATGGAAGACAAACTTTCCGATCTGACGCGGGGTGCCGGCGCCTTCGCGCCAGTGCCAGCCGCGGCGGCGCGGCTCATATTTGTCCAGGTCCTTCAGGATTTCCCGGACATCCAGTTTTTCGTTGCGTTTCAGATCCATTACGCGTTCCCTCCCAGGACGGCTTTGAGCGCGTCGAAGCCCTCGCCCTGGGCGAGGCGAAGTCCGGCTTCCCGGATGGTGAGATGCTGGTCTTGCGCCAGGCGGTAGACCAGGTGGCCGCAACCCTTGCCCATAAGACCGTGTTCCATGGTGTGCGTCACGATCTGAGCGGCCTCCGGTGAGGAGAAGCCCATGCGCAGGAGCACCGAGCGCTCGATGGACGGCGTTGTGTTCTTTTTGGCCAGATCCAGCATGGGATCGACAATTTTGGCGCAGGTCTCCCAGAAGCGCTGCTCCAGCTCTTCTTCGGTCAGATCCTGCAGGTGAGCCCGGCGGCTCAGGTAGTCATCGGGTCGCTTCATCTTTGGTTTTCCTCCGTAATGCTGACTCCCAGCTCGGCCAGAACCGTCCGGACGAAGGCGTCATCCGAATTGGTTTCCAGGACGAGATAATCCACGTCGGCCGGGGTAATATCCAGGACGTTCTTGCCCACCGTCTGATTCTTGATGGAGGAACGCCGCAATTTATTCAGGTCCAGATCTTCAATGAACAGCCTGCCGGCACTGGTCGGCAGCACGATGTTCTTGCCGGGAATCTCGTCCTTGGGGTCGCCGATCACCAGCTCAATGCCGTTTTCGCGGGCAAAGGTGAGCTGCGGGTTGATGTGCTTGCCGGCGCCGGTGTACTCGGTTTCCTGAACCACGATGACCTGGTCTTCATCCAGCTCCTGGGCCAGGCAGAAAGCTGCGGCCAGGGAGGTGTTGCCCGCCGGTCCGCGTTCCAGCCCTTCCAGCTGGGCCAGGGCTTCCGTAATGAAGAACACGCTGCCCTGGCTCATGGTGACATAGCGGTCCATGTAGCGCAGCGGCCGGCCGGCCGAGCGCGGCACGTCGGAGCGGTCCGGGTTGGTGGTAAAGGGCACGCCGAAGCCGGTGTGGCCGGTGGTAAAGGACTTGAGGTTGAAGTCATTGTCGGATGCCATATGCAGCCCCGACAGGTCGACGGAGGCGCCCACGACCTGGGATTTTGCCCCGGCAGCCCGCAGGCCCCGGGCAGTTCCGGTGAGGTTTCCGCCGCCGGCGTTGGTGCACACGACGACATCCGGGTCACGGCCGATCTTCTCCCGCATCTGCAGGGCCAGCTCGTAACCCAGGGTCTCCACGCCGGCGATGCCGAAGGGGGTGTAGAGCGAAGCGTTGAAGTAGCCCGTTTCCTCCAGCAGGAGCAGGAACTTGTAGAACAGCTCCGGTCCCACGGTCATCTGAATGACTTCGGCCCCGTAGGCTTCGCACTTTCTGGCTTTTTCGATGATCTCCGGCTGTCCCTTCTCATGGGAGTCGTAACACTCCTGGACGACAATGCAGTTCAATCCCCTCTTCGCTGCCTGACTGGCCACTGCCGCACCGTAATTTCCCGAGGTTGCCGTGATGACGCCGGAAAAGCCCAGGCGCTTCGCTTCATATACACTGGTGGCCGCCCGCCGGGCCTTGAAGGATCCGGACGGATTGGCCGCCTCATCCTTAACGAAAATGCGGGCGCCTTTGCCCGGCGCGGCGTATTTGCGCGCCAGCCGGGTCAGGTTGTGCAGTTCAAAGATGGGCGTATTGCCCACTCCGGTTTCATTCTGAATCTGGCGGATCTCCTCCAGGCTGTAGCCGGTCTCTTTCATCATCCGGTCATAGTCGAAGGCGATGCGGCCGTACTCGAACTGGGAGTAGTCGATGCCGACGGAGGTCTTCATGATGTCGTTCTTGCGCGCCAGAACGCTCTGGTAGCTGTTATCTTTCATCCTGTCCCTCCTCCTTGCGCTGCGCTTCATATTCTTTCAGATCCGCCCGCAGGCTCCGTCCGATGTAGAGGAGCTCCGGGACGCACTTGCCGTAATTATGGTCATAGAATGGCTCGATCTGGGTCAGTGTGCCGCTCTGGTGGCGTCCGATGTAGGTTTCCACCGTGACTTCGTCGCCGAGGGCTGCCGCTTCATCCAGCAGGAACCCCTTGGTCCACATCTGGATATCCGTGACCCGGGTATCCTCCGGCAGACTGCCGGTCCGCTGGGCGGCGGTCAGGATCACCGAATGGATCCGGACCCAGTCGCCTTTTTTCGCTGTCATTTTATTCCACCTCGATCAGTTCGCGGATATCTCCCATCATGGCTCTTGGTACCGGCAGGTCCAGCATGGTGCGCAGACCCGGCTTGGCATTGATGATGTGGGGGATCATGTTGACGCACATGGCGATGGTGCCGATGCCGCCGGGAACTTCCGGCGTGATGGCCATGTTGATGTCGGGCACGCCCTTGATGTTGATGTAGTCCCCAGTGTTGACGCCTTCCAGCTGGGGCTCAACCTGCTGCGGGTGGATCATGCTGATCTTGACTTCGCCGTCCACTTTTCCCTGGCCGCGCATGTCGACTCCGGCCATGTTGCCGGCTTTGACTTCAGCGTAGGGTGCCTTGCGGTCGACCTTGGAGATGATCGGGGTCATGCTCTGGGAAACCGGTTCGGACAGCTTCCAGCCCAGGGCGTCCGCGATCATGTTGACGGATTCGCTGAATCCGACATGGCCGGCCAGAGTTCCGGTCTTGCTTCTTTCCTCGAATTCAGCCATGGTGATGCCCACGCCCTGCTCATGCATGACGACGGGTCCGAAGGGAGACAGGTTGTTGACCCGCTTGGCTTCCACGGAGTCCACCGACTCGCAGGCGCCGGTCAGGCAGACCACCAGGAGATCCATGATGAGGCCGGGGTTGATGCCTGTGCCCAGGACAGACACGCCGTTGGCTTTGGCGATGCGGTCCATCTCTTTGGCCAGCTCCGGTTCCTGAGCCTGAGGATACGCCATTTCTTCCGCCGTGGAGATGACGTTGATCTTCTGCTCGAGAATGAACTTGATCCGGTCAAAGGCGGTGCGGGTGTAGGAATCCGTGCACAGCAGCACCACATCGGCCGCTTTCTCGGTGATGACTTCTTCCGGTGTTCCGATCACGATGTCATGGTCATACGGATTGGTCTTTTCCAGGAATTCAAACATGCTTTTTCCCAGTTTGTCGCCGCGGCCTGCCACCCCGACGATTTCAATTCCTTTCTTGGCCAGCAGCATCTCGGCCATGCCATTGCCCATGGCACCCAGTCCCCAGATGATGATCTTTACATTGTCCTGTCTCATATTTCATATCCTCCCCAAAATTATTTTGTTTTTAGACAGCAAAATCAGAATGCATAAAAGATAACTAAATGCATAAAACCCTTTTCACGGCCCGATTTTTACCGATCCATTCAAATTTGCACCATATATTATACTTGAAACTCAAATTAAAATCTAAAAATTTAAAGGTCATATCTTGCCGATTCGATTCAAAATTTCATCCGGTACTAAAATTCCAATACTAAAATTCTGATTTTATTGAAATCCAGGAAAAAGACCCCTGTTTAATTTGCTGAAGTCTTGCCTGAGCAATTTGCGAAATCCTGTGGAAAACTTTATTCATTCCTGGTCACCTTCCGCAAATGATTACATTTCGGGCTGAAAAAGGGCAAAAAAAAGAGCACCCCTTCTATACATCAGGGATGCAAGTTTATGCTTGAAGACTTGGGAGAGTTGACAAAACAACCCGATCTAAGGATTCGGACCCGGACTCAGGGACAGTCCAGAAGTTCCCGGGCGGCGCTTTCGACGCCCGCGAACAGTCCGGCGATGCCCGAGGGGGTATCAAACCCGTGATCGGTCCCGGGCAGCCGCGTCAGTCGGGCGTCCTGCGGACAGCGGACGAATTCCTCCGAAACCGCCAGCGGCACCGAAGCATCGGCGGATCCGTGGAAAAAGCGCACCGGCAGCTTCAAATCGCTCAGCAGCGCAGCAAAGTCACAGGCCAGACACTCGTCCAGGAAGGCGCGGCCCACGGCCAGATTGCCATGCCACAGCGTCCCGGATTCGTCATAGCGCTCGCGGTACTTCTCCGCGTAGCGGAACGCCGGCGCGAAAAGGATCAGGCCCCGCAGGTCTGACTGCCGCCGCTGCGCCACCAGGGTGGCGACGCAGCCCCCCATGGACATGCCCAGGAGGAGCATCCGGTCTGGATCAATGGCCGCCTGTGACCGGGCCCAGTCCAGAATCCGTTCGCCCTGGCGCGCCTGATCCGACAGGGCAGTGTCGTAAAACTCGCCGTCAGATTCCCCGGAGCCGAGGAAGGACAGCCGCAGCACGGCGATGCCCGAGGCGGCCAGGTGCCGGCCCAGCCGGGCCAGGAGAAACTTGTGTTCCGTACAGTCTCCGGTAAAGCCATGGAAGGCTATCACGGCCGGATGCGGTCCCTCACCCTCCGGGAGATCCAGATAACCGCGCAGCGTGCCGCCGGGCATCGTCAGTTCAATGTGGCGCTTCAATTCTCAGCCCTGCTCCGGCGAAAACGGCGAATGATGCGCCAGGCAAGCCAGAGCGCCACGGCCACGGCCATGACCCGGACAAAGATACTGGAATAGGCAGAGAAGATTTCCTTGTATTCATTCCAGCCCTGGCCGGCAAAATGACCCAGCAGAACCAGAACGGTATTCCAGATGGTGGAACCGATGAGGGTCAGAACCAGGAAGGGACCCACTTTCATCCGGGTAATGCCGGCCGGAATGGAGATCAGGCTTCGGATCAGCGGAATGAACCGGCACAGGAAAATGGCCGCGGAGCCCTTCTTCTGGAACCATTCCGTGGTTTTCACCAGATCATGGGGGGTCAGGCCCAGGAGATCGCCGATGCGGCCCTGGAAGAAACGCTGAATCCCGTGCATACCCAGTTCATAGCCCAGGAAGTAGAGCACGACGGCCCCGACCATGGATCCGGCGGTGGCCGCGACAATGGTCAGAGGGACATTCAGTCCGGCGGATACGGTCATAAAGCCGCCGAACAACAGAATCACCTCCGAAGGGATGGGGGGAAAGAGGTTCTCGATGAAGATCAGAAGAAAGATCCCCAGGTATCCATATTGCTGCATGATTTCTTGTACAAACTTTTCCAAAACGACTCCTATCTGTTGCAGATGCTTTCATTTCTGTTTATTTCAGTATGGTTATTTCTGTCTATTTCAGTTTGGTTATTTCTGCTGGTTATTTCTGTCTATTTCAGTTTGGTTATTTCTGCTGGTTATTTCTGCTGGTCATTTCTGCTGGTCATTTCTGCTGGCTAAAACAGTTGATTCCAGTTGGCTGACGCAGGTAGTTCAGCCAAATCAGTTTATCAGCTATGTTCCGGGTTACAGATTCTAAAAAACGAGGCGGCTGATCAGAACCAGGATGAGGCCGGCGCCGATCAGGTTGAGATTGTGCACCGCCAGGGGAAAGGTTGTGGTCTTGTCCGGGGCCGCGCTGAAGCGGCGGGCCCGGCGGAAGACCAGCCCGTAGACCGGAGCCATGAAGAGTGCCTGAGCCGGCAGAGCCCGGACCAGAACAGCGGTCAGAATGGCCAGAGCGCCGGCCAGATAGGACAGATTGAACAGCACCAGCGCATCGCTGCGGCCGATGAGCACCGGCAGCGTATAGCGCCTCTCGCTCAGATCCTTTGCCAGATCGCTGATGTTGTTGGCCAGCATGACGTTGCCGATGGCGGTAACCAGGGGCAGACTGACCAGCAGGATCTCGCCCAGGCGCTCCAGGTCAAGTTCCAGGGTGAAGCGGGTGCCAAAGACATAGGCCCGGAAAGGTTCCCCGCCCAGATGGATGTGGCAGGCCAGGAACACAATGACGAAGCCCATGAAGAAGGCGGATACCGCCTCCCCCAGCGGGGTGCGCTGAATGGGCAGCGGTCCGGCGGAATAAAGGATCGCCGCGGCAAAGGAGACAACGCCCCAGAACCAGACGATGGGCCCGGTGCGCCACGCCAGCCAGCCGCCGCAGACCACGGCGGCCGCCAGCAGCGTCGCCAGCAGGAATTTAACGCCGGATTTGGAGTATTTCATGTGATCGAGGCGGAACACGCTGTAGGGTGTTCGAACCTCCGACAGGTGATTCAGAATGGTAGCGGACAAATCAATGCAGACCAGCGACACCAGCATCAGGAGGGCATTGAGCCGGTCAAAGCGCTCATACTGAGTCAGGGCGTACAGCGTACCGACCAGATAGGGCAGGAGACTGGCCGTTTTGGTCCGGATTTCAACCAGGTGAAAAAATTCAGCCGCTTTCATAAAGCTCCTAGTATTTCCGGTCGGGATCGATCCGGTTGGTCATGGGCTGGCCGTGCCGGAGTTCTTCCAGATTAGCCCGGAACAGCGCGAAGGACCGGGTGGCGTAATGCGGGGTCGGCCCGGCGGTGTGAGGCGTCAGGAACACATTGGGCAGATCCCAGAGCGGAGACTCCTGGGGCAGGGGCTCCACTTCGAAAACATCCAGGTAGGCGCCGCGCAGCTCGCCATTTTGCAGTGCCTCAACCAGTTCGGCTTCCCGGACGGTGTTGCCCCGGCCCACGTTCATGAAGACGGCGGTCCGGTCCATGGCCTGGAATTCCCGCCGGCCCATCAGACCGATGGTCTCATCGGTGGCGGGTACCACCAGACAGACATAATCCTTGCCCGGAAGCACGCGGTGAAGCTCGCGCACGGTCACCATTTCATCGAAGTTCACCGGGATCTCACGGCCCTCCTGCCAGCGCACGCCGGTGACCTTCATGTCAAAGGCCTTGGCCTTGCAGGCGATTTCCCGCCCGATCTGACCGGCGCCGATAATCAGCAGTTGTTTTCCCGTCAGTTCATCCAGACGATAGGTCTGCCAGACCCGGGCCGCCTGATCCTTCGTCGCCTGCAGCAGGTTGCGCGAGAACAGGATCATGGCTCCCAGCACCTGTTCGGCGATATTGGTTTTATGGACCCCAGAGGTATTGGTCAGCACAACGCTCTTTTCCTTCAACAGCTCCATCGGGTACATGTCGACTCCGGCAGAATACGAAAAGATCCACTTCAGATGCGGCATCTGACGGATGACTTCCGCATCCGGCTTCCCCGTATTCAAAATGATCTCCACTTCATCCTTCACCGGCAGAAGCTCTTCATAACGTTCGGCATAAACGACCGGTTCATTCACTCCGGCCAGTTCAGCCTCCGCCACTTCCCGTCTGAGCCAGCCCTGGGCCAGTATTACTGCGATCATAGGTATGTCCTCCTCGACTGTATGTTTTATCGGTTGTTCGAACGATTTGATTCGCACTGTTTCTCGATTGATGTACCAGTTGATCCTGGAATGATTGTGTTCCAAAATGATTGCGTACCGGAATGATTGTGTTCCAGTATGATTGCATAGCGAAATGTTTAAGTTTCGGAATGACGTCAATATCGGAACTGGTGAACCCCGGAACCACTTCGCATTGGATTCAATCATTAAATGAAGAAATAGACCTTCCATCATTAAATGAAGAAACAGACCATCTATTCTATGATACCATCAAAAAAGCTGTGATTTGTTAATAACATTTGACATTATCCCGTCCGTGACTGCAGCGCGGCGCAAAATCCGGGCAGGTCCTTGCGATCCATGTCTTATGCTGCCGGAACGGTGAAGACATGGAGAGGCTGGCAGCCGGCAGTTTTTTTCAACGACTCTATTATCAGGGGGCTGCTTTAAAATGGGGTTAATGTTTGGCTGGTAAGATGACACGTAATAACGTGCCGGGCACTGTCGATCCGGCTGCCTCAGAGTCCGAGGACTCTGAACACACTATGCGAGGGAGTTGCGCCATGAACCATCTGCTGAAACAAGCTTTATCCGAAAAAGGTTTTTTTGACACCAACGGAATCTATTCCAAATTTGTCGGAACCCGACTTTATGAAGTCAATGAAGAGAAGGGACGGACCTGGATTGAAACCTCCTTTGACGGGCCCGAACCGGCCAAAAATGAGCTGCTGGACCACATTGAATCGCTGGCGTCGCGGTACGCGCTGACCCAGGCCAAAATCCGCGGCCGCCGGGTCTATGTCGATCTGACCGCACCCACCGCCGATCCCAGGCTGGAAGCCACGCGCCTCGACTTTCTGACCCAGAGCCTGGAATCCGGTATCCAGCGGATCGAAGCCGCGGTTCAGCCCCAAAATCCCTGGCTGGCTGCTGAAACCGGACGTCCGGCCGCCCGTGCTGGGAACGATCCGTCAGCTTCAGCAGTGCCGGATTCGAAAAGAACCCGGCCGGCAGAGCCGACTTTCCCGCCGGAAGCTGTTATGACCTCCATGGAAGAAATGATCGGGGCGGATGACATTGAGCCGGTTGCGGAAGGTCTGGCAGATTCTGAATACCGGTCGAAGACCAATGACCGGAGAGTCGAAGCAGATCTGACAGAGGCTGTTGATCTGACGGAGTCTGATGACCTGACGGACGCGGCGGACCTGACCGACCCGGATGATCTGACGGACGAAGAAGAAGAGCATTATTATGACATTCCCGCCGCAAAACCGGTGTCACAGCCGGTCCGCCCATCGAGCCAGAAGACCCGGGAAAGCCGCTCCCGGGCGGCCTATGTCAGGCCGGAGGAGAACCCCAATCACGGCGACTTTCCCAAAGGGGTCGTAACCGGCCTGATCGACCGGAGCTTTTCCGCGGCTGGTTTCATCGGCGCAATTCTGGGGGCAATCCTGGGTGCCGTGCTCATGGCCGGTGTCCATGTCATGGGCGTGCCGGCTCAGCCCGTCGGATTTGCCATCCCCTTCCTGGTCATTGGGATCTACCGGGTCATGGCCGGAAACCAGATGCCCATCGGTCTGGGCATCCTCCTGGTCCTGGCTTCACTGCTGCTGGGAAGCGTCCTGATCTCCGCCGCGGAAGTTCTGCAGCAGGTCAACGTGGGCCTTCTGGAAGCCCTGGGGCAGGGTCTGGCCGCGCACTACGACAACAGCCGGTTCTACGTCGCCAATGTCTGGTTGAAGATCGGTCTCTCCCTGATTGCCGCATCCATTCCCTCCATGCTGCTGCTGGCCGGCGGCAAGCGCAAAGTTCAGTACAGCAAGTAAACCATTAATTGAAAACGAACCAATTTCCATTATTAGAAATATTCTCGGCATTATGCACGAGAATATTTTTTATTTCACAATATATTAAGCTTTCTTCAATGAATCCCCCCTCAGACTTTTTTCATTGCATTTGATAAAATCCAGTCGGTTGCTTTTTGTTTTTTGCTGTATTTAAATGAAGGTATTACTGCACATTAGGAGGTTCTGTTTTGGAACAACTCTTTGGAATTAAACAAGAGAATCTGATTGAAAACTTAAGTGTCACCCAGCTGATTGAAAAGGCCGTCTGCGATGGCAACGGCAAACTGGC is a window from the Clostridiaceae bacterium HFYG-1003 genome containing:
- a CDS encoding ornithine aminomutase subunit alpha; translation: MKRPDDYLSRRAHLQDLTEEELEQRFWETCAKIVDPMLDLAKKNTTPSIERSVLLRMGFSSPEAAQIVTHTMEHGLMGKGCGHLVYRLAQDQHLTIREAGLRLAQGEGFDALKAVLGGNA
- the ortB gene encoding 2-amino-4-oxopentanoate thiolase subunit OrtB — translated: MKDNSYQSVLARKNDIMKTSVGIDYSQFEYGRIAFDYDRMMKETGYSLEEIRQIQNETGVGNTPIFELHNLTRLARKYAAPGKGARIFVKDEAANPSGSFKARRAATSVYEAKRLGFSGVITATSGNYGAAVASQAAKRGLNCIVVQECYDSHEKGQPEIIEKARKCEAYGAEVIQMTVGPELFYKFLLLLEETGYFNASLYTPFGIAGVETLGYELALQMREKIGRDPDVVVCTNAGGGNLTGTARGLRAAGAKSQVVGASVDLSGLHMASDNDFNLKSFTTGHTGFGVPFTTNPDRSDVPRSAGRPLRYMDRYVTMSQGSVFFITEALAQLEGLERGPAGNTSLAAAFCLAQELDEDQVIVVQETEYTGAGKHINPQLTFARENGIELVIGDPKDEIPGKNIVLPTSAGRLFIEDLDLNKLRRSSIKNQTVGKNVLDITPADVDYLVLETNSDDAFVRTVLAELGVSITEENQR
- the ortA gene encoding 2-amino-4-oxopentanoate thiolase subunit OrtA — its product is MTAKKGDWVRIHSVILTAAQRTGSLPEDTRVTDIQMWTKGFLLDEAAALGDEVTVETYIGRHQSGTLTQIEPFYDHNYGKCVPELLYIGRSLRADLKEYEAQRKEEGQDER
- the ord gene encoding 2,4-diaminopentanoate dehydrogenase, with translation MRQDNVKIIIWGLGAMGNGMAEMLLAKKGIEIVGVAGRGDKLGKSMFEFLEKTNPYDHDIVIGTPEEVITEKAADVVLLCTDSYTRTAFDRIKFILEQKINVISTAEEMAYPQAQEPELAKEMDRIAKANGVSVLGTGINPGLIMDLLVVCLTGACESVDSVEAKRVNNLSPFGPVVMHEQGVGITMAEFEERSKTGTLAGHVGFSESVNMIADALGWKLSEPVSQSMTPIISKVDRKAPYAEVKAGNMAGVDMRGQGKVDGEVKISMIHPQQVEPQLEGVNTGDYINIKGVPDINMAITPEVPGGIGTIAMCVNMIPHIINAKPGLRTMLDLPVPRAMMGDIRELIEVE
- a CDS encoding lysophospholipase, whose amino-acid sequence is MKRHIELTMPGGTLRGYLDLPEGEGPHPAVIAFHGFTGDCTEHKFLLARLGRHLAASGIAVLRLSFLGSGESDGEFYDTALSDQARQGERILDWARSQAAIDPDRMLLLGMSMGGCVATLVAQRRQSDLRGLILFAPAFRYAEKYRERYDESGTLWHGNLAVGRAFLDECLACDFAALLSDLKLPVRFFHGSADASVPLAVSEEFVRCPQDARLTRLPGTDHGFDTPSGIAGLFAGVESAARELLDCP
- a CDS encoding DedA family protein, whose product is MEKFVQEIMQQYGYLGIFLLIFIENLFPPIPSEVILLFGGFMTVSAGLNVPLTIVAATAGSMVGAVVLYFLGYELGMHGIQRFFQGRIGDLLGLTPHDLVKTTEWFQKKGSAAIFLCRFIPLIRSLISIPAGITRMKVGPFLVLTLIGSTIWNTVLVLLGHFAGQGWNEYKEIFSAYSSIFVRVMAVAVALWLAWRIIRRFRRSRAEN
- a CDS encoding UbiA family prenyltransferase; the encoded protein is MKAAEFFHLVEIRTKTASLLPYLVGTLYALTQYERFDRLNALLMLVSLVCIDLSATILNHLSEVRTPYSVFRLDHMKYSKSGVKFLLATLLAAAVVCGGWLAWRTGPIVWFWGVVSFAAAILYSAGPLPIQRTPLGEAVSAFFMGFVIVFLACHIHLGGEPFRAYVFGTRFTLELDLERLGEILLVSLPLVTAIGNVMLANNISDLAKDLSERRYTLPVLIGRSDALVLFNLSYLAGALAILTAVLVRALPAQALFMAPVYGLVFRRARRFSAAPDKTTTFPLAVHNLNLIGAGLILVLISRLVF
- a CDS encoding D-2-hydroxyacid dehydrogenase, with protein sequence MIAVILAQGWLRREVAEAELAGVNEPVVYAERYEELLPVKDEVEIILNTGKPDAEVIRQMPHLKWIFSYSAGVDMYPMELLKEKSVVLTNTSGVHKTNIAEQVLGAMILFSRNLLQATKDQAARVWQTYRLDELTGKQLLIIGAGQIGREIACKAKAFDMKVTGVRWQEGREIPVNFDEMVTVRELHRVLPGKDYVCLVVPATDETIGLMGRREFQAMDRTAVFMNVGRGNTVREAELVEALQNGELRGAYLDVFEVEPLPQESPLWDLPNVFLTPHTAGPTPHYATRSFALFRANLEELRHGQPMTNRIDPDRKY